Proteins from one Plasmodium cynomolgi strain B DNA, chromosome 10, whole genome shotgun sequence genomic window:
- a CDS encoding hypothetical protein (putative) has product MDLLYSKLLPAKYIMFPLFSSSQNTSRYAGQRTKRTATCAAMSMSIF; this is encoded by the exons ATGGATTTACTGTACTCGAAATTGTTACCGGCGAAATACATaa tgttcccccttttttcatcctcTCAGAACACCTCCAGATATGCTGGCCAAAGGACCAAAAGAACAGCAACATGCGCTGCTATGTCAATGtctatattttaa